The proteins below are encoded in one region of Alistipes indistinctus YIT 12060:
- a CDS encoding sensor histidine kinase, translating into MKLKGYFWILAVSGTGAAAALGVLALPEKPLLFWSAEAGALIILLLFIGLYRKLVRPYQLLFSGIDLLRQQDFASRLRPIRNREANQLIEVFNRMITQLKQERSEVREKNHFLDLLIQASPQGVIILDFDERISEINPAGLKLLKIEDFSQVKGLSLAEAPCELTRELAGLELYDETVIRTADRRVYRCIKSSFMDRGFVHPFLLVEELTREVMKLEKESYERIIRMIAHEVNNSVGAIGSTLCAVSDALRQEERPEWEEFRPAVAASYDRCNHMSQFINKLADMVRIPEPMLSDVRLNELLRSVEAIARIECQNRNIRLTLEAAPPETVIRVDGIQFEQVLLNIIKNSYEAIGNGGEIRIRISSEPVEIIVEDNGPGIPEETGRKLFSPFFTTKPGGQGIGLMFVREVLNNHGLTFRLASEQGWTSFVISFAEPDHRDTRQVARKKLPETSIATPKLSD; encoded by the coding sequence ATGAAACTGAAAGGATATTTCTGGATATTAGCAGTCTCGGGAACCGGTGCGGCGGCCGCACTCGGGGTGCTTGCGTTGCCCGAAAAGCCGCTGCTGTTCTGGAGTGCAGAAGCCGGGGCCCTGATTATACTGCTGCTGTTCATCGGGCTGTACCGAAAACTCGTACGGCCTTATCAACTGCTTTTCAGCGGAATCGACCTGCTCAGGCAGCAGGATTTTGCGAGCCGCCTGCGCCCGATCCGCAACCGCGAAGCGAACCAGCTGATCGAAGTATTCAACCGGATGATCACACAACTCAAGCAGGAGCGTTCCGAAGTGCGCGAAAAGAACCATTTTCTCGACCTGTTGATCCAAGCCTCGCCGCAAGGTGTAATCATCCTCGATTTCGACGAACGGATTTCAGAGATCAATCCTGCGGGATTGAAATTATTGAAAATCGAGGATTTTTCACAGGTCAAAGGGCTTTCGCTGGCGGAAGCGCCCTGCGAATTGACCCGCGAGCTGGCCGGGTTGGAACTCTACGACGAGACGGTGATCCGGACAGCGGACCGCCGCGTCTACCGCTGCATCAAATCCTCGTTTATGGACCGCGGTTTCGTGCACCCTTTCCTGCTGGTCGAAGAGCTGACCCGGGAGGTAATGAAACTCGAGAAAGAGTCGTACGAACGGATCATCCGGATGATCGCCCACGAGGTCAACAACTCGGTAGGGGCGATCGGTTCTACGCTCTGCGCGGTATCGGATGCACTCCGGCAGGAAGAACGCCCCGAATGGGAAGAATTCCGTCCGGCCGTCGCGGCTTCCTACGACCGCTGCAATCACATGTCCCAGTTCATCAACAAACTGGCGGACATGGTCCGGATTCCGGAACCTATGCTGTCGGACGTCCGCCTCAACGAACTGCTCCGGTCAGTCGAAGCGATTGCCCGGATCGAATGCCAGAACCGCAACATCCGGCTCACCCTGGAGGCCGCCCCGCCGGAAACCGTGATCCGGGTGGACGGCATTCAGTTCGAACAGGTTTTGCTCAATATCATAAAGAATTCGTATGAAGCGATCGGCAACGGCGGCGAGATCAGGATCAGGATCTCTTCAGAACCGGTAGAGATCATCGTCGAAGACAACGGGCCCGGCATTCCGGAAGAGACCGGGCGCAAACTGTTCAGTCCGTTTTTCACGACAAAACCCGGCGGTCAGGGCATCGGGCTGATGTTTGTCCGCGAGGTGCTGAATAACCACGGCCTCACATTCCGGCTCGCTTCGGAACAGGGCTGGACCTCGTTCGTCATTTCATTCGCAGAGCCGGACCATCGCGACACCCGGCAGGTGGCCCGCAAAAAATTACCGGAAACTTCCATCGCCACCCCGAAACTATCCGACTGA
- a CDS encoding sigma-54-dependent transcriptional regulator yields the protein MDSKTILICDDDPTVRSSLSLVLKRAGYGIATAETPEQAVAQIRTTIPGLILMDMNYTRSTTGEEGLELLAKVKVLAPEVPVILITAWGSIHLAVQGIRAGAFDFITKPWNNLALLESIRTAIQVQESSTAADAAPKSPFRRDKIIGKSPLLERVLQTVSRIASTHAPVLITGESGTGKELIAEAIHENSERKDRPFIKVNLGGISLSLFESEMFGHKKGAFTDAHYDRKGRFELADGGSIFLDEIGDLDMVSQVKLLRVLQDHTFESLGDSRPKQVDTRIICATNRNLPQMVQQGEFREDLFYRINLITVQMPALRERREDIPLLVEYFARQQARQNGLEPVEISAEAMEYLSRLPYPGNVRELKNFVERTILVSQQPHLTEVDFKNQYVEIAAKTGVHDTSVHSLEEIEKQMILRALELYGGNLSKVATALGLSRQAVYRRLEKYAIRPPE from the coding sequence ATGGATTCGAAAACTATATTGATATGCGATGACGATCCGACCGTCCGCTCGTCGTTATCGCTGGTGCTGAAGCGGGCCGGCTACGGGATTGCGACGGCGGAAACGCCGGAACAAGCCGTGGCGCAAATCCGCACTACAATCCCCGGACTGATCCTGATGGATATGAACTATACGCGTTCGACCACCGGCGAAGAGGGACTGGAGCTGCTGGCGAAAGTCAAGGTGCTGGCGCCGGAAGTCCCGGTAATCCTGATCACCGCATGGGGTTCGATCCATCTGGCCGTACAGGGAATCCGGGCCGGAGCGTTCGATTTCATCACCAAGCCGTGGAACAATCTCGCACTGTTGGAATCGATCCGTACCGCGATCCAGGTACAGGAGAGCAGCACGGCAGCGGATGCCGCTCCGAAAAGTCCGTTCCGGCGGGACAAGATCATCGGCAAGTCCCCGCTCTTGGAGCGGGTCCTGCAAACGGTATCGCGCATCGCCTCCACCCATGCTCCCGTGCTGATTACCGGCGAAAGCGGCACCGGCAAGGAGCTGATCGCCGAAGCCATCCATGAAAACAGCGAACGGAAAGACCGACCGTTCATCAAGGTCAATCTGGGCGGCATTTCACTGTCGCTGTTCGAAAGCGAGATGTTCGGACACAAAAAAGGCGCCTTCACCGATGCGCATTACGACCGCAAGGGCCGTTTCGAACTGGCCGACGGCGGAAGTATCTTCCTGGACGAGATCGGCGACCTGGACATGGTCAGCCAGGTGAAACTGCTGCGCGTACTGCAGGACCACACGTTCGAATCGTTGGGCGACAGCCGTCCGAAGCAGGTCGATACGCGGATTATCTGTGCGACCAACCGCAACCTGCCGCAGATGGTACAGCAGGGAGAGTTCCGGGAAGACCTCTTTTACAGGATCAATCTCATCACGGTGCAAATGCCGGCACTGCGCGAGCGAAGGGAAGACATTCCGCTGCTGGTGGAGTATTTTGCCAGGCAGCAAGCCCGGCAGAACGGTCTGGAACCGGTCGAAATCTCGGCTGAAGCGATGGAGTACCTCAGCCGGCTGCCCTATCCCGGCAACGTCAGGGAATTGAAGAACTTCGTCGAAAGGACCATCCTCGTCTCCCAACAACCGCACTTGACGGAGGTCGACTTCAAAAATCAGTACGTCGAAATTGCAGCCAAAACAGGGGTCCACGACACTTCGGTGCATTCGCTCGAAGAGATCGAGAAACAAATGATCCTGCGGGCACTGGAGCTCTACGGCGGCAACCTCTCGAAAGTGGCGACGGCCCTCGGGCTGAGCCGTCAGGCGGTCTACCGCCGTTTGGAAAAATACGCGATACGCCCACCCGAATAG
- a CDS encoding TolC family protein, whose amino-acid sequence MKRWYYISLFLFFAAVRLEAQDTIRITLTEAVELGISRSVDVMVAKNEYISAYWDYRTYKTELLPEVTFKGTAPYYSNSSSMYQKEDGSYDYVNNNYYKIDAGLSITQNIPWTGGTLSVESNLDRLRQGGEDPFTRYRSLPVSITLEQPIFGFNRIKWLQKIEPVKYKEARQKLVSDREDVASTAILHYFNLLVGQINLEIARQNYANADKLYKIAQARFKIGQMSRVDLLQMQNSRLTAESSLTDAQMSLDSRMFQLRSFLGFGENTVLVPTIPDFIADEVPLLNYQQVLDLALENNSFTQNIQRRMLEASENVSQAKADRWDIKLFASVGWAGYGNKFAKAFDNHNWGPNQIVSLGLSVPILDWGKRKGKVRVAESNQQVVNSQIEKEKLDFMQNIFLCVQNFNHQPKQLQLAKEVDSIARSRYNTTVEAFIQGKMDILNLNDSQTSKDSARRNYIEQMYLLWSYYYQIRGLTLFDFIANRPLEAQYPI is encoded by the coding sequence ATGAAAAGATGGTATTACATAAGTCTGTTTCTGTTTTTTGCCGCAGTCCGGCTCGAAGCGCAGGATACGATCCGCATTACGCTCACGGAAGCCGTCGAACTGGGAATTTCGAGATCGGTCGACGTGATGGTGGCGAAAAACGAGTATATTTCAGCCTACTGGGATTACCGCACCTACAAGACGGAACTATTGCCGGAAGTGACGTTCAAAGGTACGGCCCCCTACTATTCGAACTCTTCGTCCATGTACCAGAAAGAGGACGGCAGCTACGACTACGTGAACAACAACTATTACAAAATAGACGCAGGGCTATCGATCACCCAAAACATCCCGTGGACGGGAGGAACCCTTTCGGTCGAGAGCAATCTGGACCGCCTGCGCCAAGGCGGCGAGGATCCCTTTACCCGTTACCGTTCGCTTCCGGTGTCGATCACGCTCGAGCAGCCGATTTTCGGGTTCAACCGGATCAAATGGCTGCAAAAAATCGAACCGGTAAAATATAAGGAGGCCCGGCAAAAACTGGTAAGCGACCGGGAGGATGTCGCTTCGACGGCGATCCTGCACTACTTCAACCTGCTGGTCGGCCAGATCAACCTGGAAATAGCCCGGCAAAACTATGCGAATGCGGACAAATTGTATAAGATCGCCCAGGCCCGGTTCAAAATCGGGCAGATGTCGCGGGTCGACCTGCTGCAAATGCAGAATTCGCGGCTGACTGCCGAATCCTCATTGACCGACGCACAAATGTCTCTGGATTCCAGAATGTTTCAGCTTCGTTCGTTCCTGGGATTCGGGGAAAATACGGTTCTGGTTCCGACGATCCCCGATTTTATTGCCGACGAGGTGCCTTTGCTCAATTACCAGCAGGTGCTGGATTTGGCGCTCGAAAACAATTCGTTCACCCAAAACATCCAGCGGCGGATGCTGGAGGCTTCTGAAAACGTCAGCCAGGCCAAAGCCGACCGCTGGGACATCAAATTGTTCGCATCGGTCGGATGGGCAGGATACGGCAATAAGTTCGCGAAAGCATTCGATAACCACAACTGGGGCCCCAACCAAATCGTCAGCCTAGGGCTCAGTGTCCCGATACTGGACTGGGGCAAACGCAAGGGGAAAGTGCGGGTCGCGGAGTCGAACCAGCAAGTGGTCAACTCCCAGATCGAAAAAGAAAAACTCGACTTCATGCAAAATATTTTCCTGTGCGTGCAGAATTTCAACCACCAACCCAAGCAGCTGCAACTGGCCAAAGAGGTGGATTCGATCGCGCGGTCGCGTTACAACACGACGGTCGAAGCATTCATACAGGGTAAAATGGACATCCTGAACCTGAACGACTCGCAAACTTCGAAAGACAGCGCCCGCCGCAATTACATCGAGCAGATGTACCTGCTGTGGTCCTACTATTATCAAATCCGCGGACTGACCCTCTTCGACTTTATCGCGAACCGACCGCTGGAGGCACAGTATCCGATTTGA
- a CDS encoding ABC transporter permease — protein MIRHILKIIWNERRSNLWILLEYTLVFSVLWFCCDYCSAILRTYKSDPGIDIRDTYRIEMGYRIIKNTDEPEPEYDRFALTMTFLERVKRHPDVAYVALGRYAIPYSGSVATSGWMLNDEKGTLSDSAEVGFRERLVTPDFFRVFNIPIRSGRMFRWPDDGENKNVIISTIGPGVCGIGEERFPIDKIRTLSQCLPGGDENVITAIGTTEQIHDIYWGKPMSTIYYPLSREQTSLYRNEIALRVKPGTDKDFPQRFRKEMSEQLKLGPYFLASVKPISDYKAKQAEEVNGELNGVYSVTIFLVINIMLGILGTFYFRTQSRRSEIGLRIALGSSKRKIRSLIFTETLLLLFLASIVATILCMALRFADLIQSLGIPAIADRSAWGIGVEQDVINFAVTFVFVAVISIVAVWYPARQAVKVQPAEALHEE, from the coding sequence ATGATACGCCACATACTGAAAATCATCTGGAACGAACGCAGGTCGAACCTCTGGATCCTGCTCGAATATACGCTGGTCTTCTCCGTGCTTTGGTTCTGCTGCGACTACTGTTCGGCGATCCTGCGCACTTACAAAAGCGATCCGGGCATCGATATCCGCGATACATACCGGATCGAAATGGGATACAGAATCATTAAAAACACAGACGAACCCGAACCGGAATATGATCGTTTCGCCCTGACCATGACGTTTCTGGAACGGGTCAAACGACATCCCGATGTGGCGTATGTCGCTTTGGGACGTTATGCCATCCCGTATAGCGGCAGTGTCGCCACATCTGGCTGGATGCTCAACGACGAAAAAGGGACTCTGTCCGATTCTGCGGAAGTCGGTTTCCGGGAAAGATTGGTTACTCCCGATTTTTTCCGGGTATTCAATATTCCGATCCGTTCCGGACGCATGTTCCGGTGGCCCGATGACGGTGAAAACAAGAATGTCATTATCTCGACAATCGGTCCGGGAGTTTGCGGCATTGGGGAAGAAAGATTTCCGATCGACAAAATACGCACACTGTCCCAATGTCTCCCCGGCGGGGACGAGAATGTGATCACAGCAATCGGAACCACAGAACAAATTCACGACATTTACTGGGGAAAACCGATGAGCACGATTTACTATCCCTTGTCACGCGAACAAACGAGCCTGTATCGCAACGAAATCGCACTGCGCGTAAAACCGGGCACGGACAAAGATTTCCCGCAGCGGTTCCGCAAGGAGATGTCCGAACAGCTCAAACTCGGCCCTTACTTTCTCGCTTCGGTGAAGCCGATCAGCGACTACAAAGCCAAACAGGCCGAAGAGGTGAACGGAGAGCTCAACGGCGTCTACTCCGTAACGATCTTCCTGGTGATTAACATCATGCTGGGCATCCTGGGCACTTTCTATTTCCGGACCCAGTCCCGCCGCAGCGAGATCGGGCTGCGTATCGCACTGGGTTCCTCGAAACGGAAAATCCGCAGCCTGATTTTTACCGAGACCCTGTTGCTGCTTTTCCTGGCGAGCATCGTCGCCACCATCCTTTGCATGGCCCTGCGATTCGCAGACCTGATTCAAAGTCTGGGAATCCCGGCCATTGCCGACCGGTCAGCGTGGGGAATCGGAGTGGAACAGGACGTCATCAATTTCGCCGTAACCTTCGTTTTCGTCGCGGTGATTTCGATCGTCGCGGTATGGTATCCGGCCCGCCAGGCCGTGAAGGTGCAACCGGCGGAAGCATTACACGAAGAATAA
- a CDS encoding ABC transporter permease → MYKIYLKQAWQMLMQNRFISIIAILGTALAIMMILVIVMADTVQNADAAPESNRSRTLYIEFFAKRDTTRGALHMGTLPYSLVKEYLLNLKTPELVTFVNEARYDSRDYCIINRQGADNSFDAMTRMTNDAYWKLMNFSFVSGRPFSKEEYDAGQQVAVISQSLATKLFPGEDATGKTVDLKFVPFRIVGVVKDVSPVFKEAAGDVWVPITAQEDYTEKQLIAMLRLRDKDDYPALLREIDEAERRFNLANKPWTLSLNAPYSHRTHTMGVDRYVSEKERQQAIRTKYRKSAIILLVLLLVPAVNLTGFSLSRMRKRMSEIGIRKAFGAKRHVILFQVLYENMLTSLIGGLLGLILSYPMVLWLRHWLLGIPPGGEVPAGTMLPLPVFLMTFLVCILLNLLSAGIPAYRAAKMSIVDSLYQNDQRS, encoded by the coding sequence ATGTATAAAATATACCTCAAACAGGCGTGGCAGATGCTCATGCAAAACCGGTTCATCAGCATCATTGCGATTCTGGGTACCGCACTGGCAATCATGATGATCCTGGTGATCGTCATGGCCGATACGGTCCAGAACGCCGACGCCGCGCCGGAAAGCAACCGCAGCCGGACTCTATACATTGAATTTTTTGCTAAACGGGACACCACACGCGGAGCTTTACATATGGGTACCCTTCCTTACAGCTTGGTCAAAGAATACCTCCTCAACCTGAAAACCCCAGAATTGGTCACGTTTGTAAACGAAGCCCGCTACGATTCCCGAGATTATTGCATTATCAACAGACAGGGAGCCGACAATTCATTCGATGCGATGACCCGCATGACCAATGACGCTTATTGGAAGCTGATGAATTTTTCATTTGTGTCGGGACGTCCTTTCAGCAAGGAGGAGTACGACGCGGGCCAACAGGTTGCCGTCATATCCCAAAGCCTGGCGACAAAACTCTTCCCGGGGGAGGATGCGACAGGAAAAACGGTCGACCTTAAATTCGTTCCGTTCCGGATTGTGGGTGTAGTAAAAGACGTTTCACCCGTATTCAAAGAAGCTGCGGGAGATGTCTGGGTACCGATCACCGCACAGGAGGATTACACCGAAAAGCAGCTGATCGCAATGCTCCGGCTACGGGACAAAGACGATTATCCGGCCCTGCTCCGGGAGATCGACGAAGCGGAACGCAGGTTCAACCTGGCGAACAAGCCCTGGACGCTCTCCCTGAACGCACCGTACTCGCACCGTACCCATACGATGGGTGTAGACAGATATGTCTCTGAAAAAGAACGACAGCAAGCCATCCGAACAAAATACCGCAAATCGGCAATAATTCTGCTGGTCCTGCTGCTGGTGCCGGCCGTCAACCTGACCGGATTCAGCCTCTCCCGCATGCGGAAAAGAATGTCCGAAATCGGCATTCGCAAAGCATTCGGAGCCAAACGGCACGTCATCCTGTTCCAGGTACTGTATGAAAATATGCTCACCTCGCTGATCGGCGGCCTATTGGGCCTGATTCTCTCTTACCCGATGGTACTCTGGCTGCGCCATTGGCTGCTGGGCATCCCGCCGGGCGGTGAAGTTCCCGCCGGGACCATGCTGCCGTTACCGGTATTCCTGATGACTTTCTTGGTCTGCATCCTGCTTAACCTGCTCTCGGCCGGCATTCCCGCTTACCGGGCCGCGAAAATGTCCATTGTCGATTCACTCTACCAAAACGACCAAAGATCATGA
- a CDS encoding ABC transporter ATP-binding protein, with translation MELISMQGVTKIYRTKEIETVALEGVNLDVHEGEFLSVMGPSGCGKSTMLNIMGLLDVPTEGKVIISEQQTQQMNDGAMAEFRNRMLGFVFQSFHLVHSLNVLDNVELPLLYRKCSEKERRELATSVLERVGLSHRIKHYPSQLSGGQCQRVAIARALVGAPRILLADEPTGNLDSKMGGEIMDLLCSLNREGTTIVMVTHDEHLAKQTSRIVRFFDGRRVQ, from the coding sequence ATGGAACTGATCAGTATGCAAGGAGTTACGAAAATCTACCGCACCAAGGAGATCGAGACCGTCGCCCTGGAAGGGGTCAACCTGGATGTCCACGAAGGAGAATTCCTCTCGGTGATGGGCCCGTCGGGTTGCGGCAAAAGCACGATGCTGAACATTATGGGATTGCTCGATGTCCCGACCGAAGGGAAAGTGATTATTTCCGAACAGCAAACCCAACAGATGAATGACGGCGCGATGGCCGAATTCCGCAACCGGATGCTGGGATTCGTCTTCCAGAGTTTTCACCTGGTACATTCGCTCAATGTGCTCGACAACGTGGAATTACCGCTGCTGTACCGGAAATGCTCGGAAAAAGAGCGACGCGAACTGGCAACGTCCGTACTCGAAAGAGTCGGCCTCTCCCACCGGATAAAACACTATCCGTCGCAGCTCTCCGGCGGACAATGCCAGCGCGTAGCCATCGCACGGGCTTTGGTGGGCGCACCCAGGATTCTGCTGGCCGACGAGCCGACCGGAAACCTCGACAGTAAAATGGGCGGCGAAATCATGGATCTTCTCTGCAGCCTCAACCGGGAGGGCACCACGATCGTCATGGTGACGCACGACGAACACCTCGCGAAACAAACCAGCCGTATCGTCCGCTTTTTCGACGGCCGCAGGGTACAGTAA
- a CDS encoding efflux RND transporter periplasmic adaptor subunit, with the protein MLLFLLLPRWLEGKIPIENMPIGTVDKGPIEISIAATGKLVPLSEEIIVSPVGSRILEVYKNPGDTVHEGEPLLKLDLASVETEYRQKIDEKEMMKSKEIQAVITLENALAALRMDQQVKEMQMKQLWSDLQGEKYLDSIGASTPDKVRRAELNYAEAKLNLEQLEQKIINEQKNMTAGIRAQQLELSMFDKTLEEKARQLKNAQILAPQTATLTFIQNQIGMQVSAGDQLAIVSDLSRYKVECEIADGHRDKLSPGNRAVIIAGKANLPGTIYSITPSITDGVITFIVVPEDSSNPNLRSGLKTDVYVLYGSRTEVMRIPVFTQLKYYGPGTYEIWVVDGSRAVKRKVKLGESGFDYIEVADGLSPGEKIIMSDMERYKNKTELRTK; encoded by the coding sequence ATGCTGTTGTTTTTGCTGCTGCCCCGCTGGCTCGAAGGGAAAATACCGATCGAGAACATGCCGATCGGAACGGTAGACAAAGGACCGATCGAAATTTCCATTGCCGCGACCGGAAAACTGGTGCCGCTTTCCGAAGAGATCATCGTATCGCCGGTCGGCAGCCGGATCTTGGAAGTATACAAAAATCCGGGCGATACGGTACACGAAGGAGAACCGCTGCTAAAATTGGATTTAGCTTCGGTAGAAACGGAATACCGCCAAAAAATAGACGAGAAGGAGATGATGAAGAGCAAAGAGATCCAGGCCGTTATCACGTTGGAAAACGCTTTGGCTGCATTGCGCATGGATCAGCAGGTCAAAGAGATGCAGATGAAGCAACTGTGGTCCGACCTGCAGGGTGAAAAGTATCTGGACAGCATCGGGGCCAGCACGCCGGACAAGGTCCGCCGCGCAGAACTGAACTACGCCGAAGCGAAACTGAACCTGGAACAACTGGAGCAAAAGATCATCAACGAACAGAAAAACATGACGGCCGGCATCCGGGCGCAACAACTGGAACTTAGCATGTTCGACAAAACACTCGAAGAGAAGGCACGCCAACTGAAGAATGCGCAAATCCTGGCGCCCCAAACAGCCACGCTGACATTCATCCAGAACCAGATCGGCATGCAGGTTTCGGCCGGCGACCAGTTGGCGATCGTCTCAGACCTGAGCCGCTACAAAGTGGAGTGCGAGATTGCCGACGGACACCGGGACAAACTCTCCCCGGGGAACCGGGCGGTCATCATCGCAGGAAAGGCCAACCTGCCCGGAACCATCTATTCGATCACCCCCTCCATTACCGACGGAGTAATCACATTCATCGTCGTCCCGGAAGACTCTTCCAATCCGAACCTGCGCAGCGGCCTGAAAACCGACGTATATGTCCTCTACGGCAGCAGAACGGAGGTCATGCGCATCCCGGTGTTCACACAGCTGAAATATTACGGCCCGGGCACTTACGAAATTTGGGTGGTCGACGGGAGCAGGGCCGTCAAAAGAAAAGTCAAACTGGGAGAAAGCGGCTTCGACTACATAGAGGTAGCCGACGGGCTATCCCCCGGAGAAAAGATCATCATGTCCGATATGGAGCGCTATAAAAACAAAACCGAATTAAGAACCAAATAA